The Pseudonocardia broussonetiae DNA segment GGGGTTGGTGGCGACGCGGTCGGCGATCTCCGGGTCCTTGGTGCGCACCCGCAGGATCGCGCCGTGCGCCACCACGCAGTACGTGCAGCTGTTGGCCCCCGACGTCGCGACGACGACGAGCTCGCGCTCGGCCTTGCTCAGCCCGTCGGAGGACTCCATCAGCGCGTCGTGGTAGTCGAGGAACGCGCGCAGCTCCGCGGGCCGCCGGGCCAGCGCCCGGAACACGTTGGGCACGAAGCCCGACTTCTCCGCGATCGCCCCGATCCGCTCGCGCAGGTCGTCGGGCATGTCGGCCAGCTCCACGTGCCCGAACCGGCTCACCTCGTGCGTCTCTCCCATGGCGTCGACCGTAGTGCCGGGGGAGCATGCTCGTCATGGACCTGCCGGAGGAGATCCGCCACGCGCTGTCGCGGTGGTGCGCCGCGCGGATCCCGGAGCGGGAGCGCGAGCACCGCCGGATCGGCTACACCGTGCACGGCAGCGAGGTGACGATCCTCGACCGCCGCGCCCCCGCCCGTCCCGAGCTCGACGTGGAGTGGTCGTCGAGGCCGCTGGCGCGGCTCCGCGTCGACGGCGCCGGCCACTGGACGCTGTACCGCCCCGTCGACGGCGGGTGGGCCCGCACCTCCGACGGCGCGGACCCGATCGCCCTGCTGGAGGCTCAGGCGCCGGCCTGACCCACCGCCGACACCGCCCCGGCGCGCCCGCCCGGGTGGAACTGCACGACCCGGCCCGCCGGCGACGGCTCGGCCGGACGGCCCTGGATCAGCAGCGCCGACGCGCGCTGCAGCACGCTGAGCAGCGACGGCGAGCCCTCGGGCTGATCGTCGGGCGCCACCACCGCGATCATCCGCGGCGCGACGGCCGTGAGCAG contains these protein-coding regions:
- a CDS encoding peroxidase-related enzyme (This protein belongs to a clade of uncharacterized proteins related to peroxidases such as the alkylhydroperoxidase AhpD.), which encodes MGETHEVSRFGHVELADMPDDLRERIGAIAEKSGFVPNVFRALARRPAELRAFLDYHDALMESSDGLSKAERELVVVATSGANSCTYCVVAHGAILRVRTKDPEIADRVATNPYGVALSPRERAIVDLALLIAVDSAALTDAELDDARLAGLSEDEIWDIGAITALFAMSNRLAHLTALRPNPEFFLMGRLPRT